CACGACCGCGCTGGAGCCGCTGCGGAAGGTGATCAGCCGGGTGCACCTGCTCACCCTCAACGAGTCCGAGGCGCAGCACTTGAGCGGGAAGCACTCGCTGATCAAGGCCTCGCGGCGCCTGCTGGAGCTGGGCCCGAAATTCGTCCTGATCAAGAAGGGCGAGCACGGCAGCGTCCTGTTCACGCGCGAGGGCATGTTCCTGATGCCGGCCTACCCGCTGGAGGACGTCCAGGATCCGACCGGGGCGGGCGACGCCTTCGCGGGCGGCTTCATGGGCGCCCTGGCCGCGGGCGGATACGTCGGGGAGGACGCCATCCGCCGCGCGATGCTCTACGGCAGCATCGTGGCGTCGTTCGGCGTGGAGGCGTTCAGCCTCGAGCGCCTGGCCAAGCTGACGCGCGAGGACATCGAGGCCCGCGCCGCGCTGTTCCGCAACATGTGCCAGGTGCGGTAAGCGCCGCCGCTACACGCCCCGCGCCTCGTGGCCGACGAGCTGCAGGAACTCGTTGCGGGTGGCGATGGAGTCGTGGAAGCTGCCGAGCATGGCGGAGGTGACC
The DNA window shown above is from Kiritimatiellia bacterium and carries:
- a CDS encoding bifunctional hydroxymethylpyrimidine kinase/phosphomethylpyrimidine kinase, with translation MQLVVVGSTAIDNIETPWAKRKNLLGGSASYACAAAAFFTTVGMVGVVGEDFPPEHMDLYRRFGINLEGLQVKPGKTFRWAGAYEENMDQRRTLLTELNVFASFHPELPPSYRSAPFLFLGNISPDLQAHVLDQVQTPKFIVLDTMDLWITTALEPLRKVISRVHLLTLNESEAQHLSGKHSLIKASRRLLELGPKFVLIKKGEHGSVLFTREGMFLMPAYPLEDVQDPTGAGDAFAGGFMGALAAGGYVGEDAIRRAMLYGSIVASFGVEAFSLERLAKLTREDIEARAALFRNMCQVR